The DNA region TTCCGTGTGTAACTCGGCTGTATAGGTACCGTAGGTATCTTTCTTCCGATATCGAACTGCTGCTTGCCTTCAGCTTCCAACTTTTCCTTTTAATAAATACGAAAAGTTTTATGCCGAGAATATCGCGTCACTGGAATCGATAAACTTTTGCAAAGGGAGAGGGAGAAATATTGACCGCAGTATCGAACAGTTGTCTCTCCTTTCTCGTTATACGACTCGCGATGTTTCActtaattaaggggtcattctactttgatcggccgaaaaatgaagctacttttaaagattttttttctcaataattacaacatgtaatgaaataaatcttttttgaatttataaagctactcttatgttacacaaaacaatacaaaaagattgtttttaatttgtttcatatgtttctttatagcgtcaatgtgacacctgCAAAAAGAGGTACCTATGTTCGCGGCATAGGTGATTTCCTGgttcaggcttatctgaaataataaattcgaaaagattcttaatctgtacgagtgtggctatcgcccgtaactaaattaacaatatttgttgcggaataacaaaatggcgcgaGTTTGAAAGGAGAAGTTCCCCAAAAGAGggttttctcgaatgttcccaGAGAAAAATCTcgattatttttcgacaaaaattgttacttGAGctgcgggcgatagcgacactcgtacagattaagaatcttatcgaattctttatttcagataagcctgagccgggaagtCACATACGCTATAAAGAAACATATGAtatgaaacaaaataaaaataatctttttaatttttttgtataatataagagtagcttaataaattccaaaaagatttgtttcattatatgttgtatttattcaggaaaaaatctttaaaattaccTTCATATTTcggtcgatcaaagtagaatgacctctTAAAACTGAAACCCTGGAATATTAAAAGCGCATTGGTTCTCTTCGACGATACCTATTTGTCTCCTACGAATGAAGAAATTATACGATCAAACATCGTCTTCTTTTCACTCGGTAGCTTTCTAGTTTGCTGGATATGATCGCAATTTGACACTAGCTGCAGCAACTTCCCAACACCGCTTCCTGTTGCTTTCCCAAATGTCCACCTTAACTTGGCAATAGTGTGTGCAAAAGAGTCTTTCACCAGACAAAGAGAGGTTCTAGTTTCGAATAGAAGGTAATCCGTCTTGCGTGAAAGGAGGGGAGGACCGCGAACAATAGGGCATCCCTCGGTGTTTCCTTAAGCCTTAAGAGAAAGAAGAATCGTACGCAAACATTGATTCTAAAGCGATTGAGTTTGCTTCTCCTCGGTTTCGGCGGGCATTGGGAGTGGGTGCTTCAAACTCTGGCGTCTCAAGTCGACTACAAGTATCTCTGTAACTGGTCGGTTCATCTGTCGAGATAAGCCCCGATACCATGACTCTGCTGTAATTTATCATATGCCCCGTCAGGGTTGTTTTCCGAGGGAAAGTTTTCTGGGTTCGCGAAAGCGGAACAGCTCCTGATTGTAACGCTCCTGGCTGGTGGAGATTGCACGCGCAACGTTTCGCGCGAGAAATATGAATATTTCATACTCACTTGACTTGGTTTACATCTGAATGCCGGCTGATCCCGCCGCCTCATCCGTCTGGGGCCGCAGGTGCACAGGATCCTCACGAAAGCTCTGAAAAACCCAAGAAACCAGCGTCTCAATTCGATAGCCCGACTCTTCCGTCTCTCCTCTTTTCACTTGCGTATAAGCGGATTCTGGAGACAGAGAGGAAACTCTTCTCGAGTGTTTATTATCCTCGATTAGTCCAGCTACGAGTAACTTGCCGGAGATCGTAACGGggctaaatttatttagattaCCTATGCGTTGCAAGATATGACAGCGATCGGCTAGCTTGGCTGTTTCGAACCAGTTGGCCCGGCAAAATGCACGCCCAATAACGCGACCTTCAGCGATCGCTCGAGGTACATTGTAAAACAGTGCTGGAAAATTGGCCACGTGATAATGTACGGTTTGAACGTCAAGATCGCATGACTGGAGCAATGTTTGGAATATCGGGCGCGCACTACAAGTATTTGCATAGAGGCCGTTCTAGCGTAAAGCTAACATGCGACCGATACTTTCATCGTCATAAATGATAAACAGTTCCTGTTAAAGCCCCGAAAAATGGCCCTTGTAAACGTGGCATCGGCAATCAGCTGATCGGGGATCAACTCCGTTCCCCGTGCAAGCTGAAATTTCGCGGCAAAAGCTGCTAGAATTTCGTTATCTTTCGACAACGCTTGGGGAACATGTAACAAGTACACGGTCGTTTCAGCGATACGTATCTGGCAGAGGACATCGAGTCCTTGATTATCGCGCTCGTGTTCGTCCAATCGAAGGATTGCCATGCTCACGAACGTGGCACTTGTACGCCAGCAGTTTGTCGCTTTTGATTAGAGAGCAGTTCTGAGTCCGTTTTCGTAAGAGCTTGACAGAAATGTCGGCCTCCCGGTGGCACTCGTGTCATCTCGTTCGAGCTGCTCCTTTCATATTCGCGTTAGCGCATTCCGCGTCCTTGGTCGTCGTGCCTCAGGACTTTATCGAGCTGTACCAGCAGCAGGGGGTGCTGGCTGATCGAAAATTCATCGTGGAAAGTGTGACGCGCTATCAGAATCAACTGGAACAGTTCTCGAAAGCGATACCTTGCATCGGCAATTTCTTGCGCACCAACATCAAGGAGCCATCTCGATCCATCTTGATGGTCCTCGACGGCGAGAGAGGTGTTAACGAAATAGCCCGGTCGCTGCTGATGAGCCTGAAAGATCAGTTCGCGTTTCTCGCGCACACCACGGATGTGAATTTGCACGTAGAACGGCACGACGGCACCAGCGCGGTGATGTTGATGTGGAATGGCAAAAGTATGGAGGAAAGCTTCTACGTATTGCATGCTTGCAGTCGGGGTTGCCTCTACGTCGCCGTACTGGTGAGCAAGTTCGAAGACGAGGAGAGTTTCCTCGCGGACGCTGACGTTCTCGCGGGATCGATGTGGTTGCGGAGAATTTCCATATTGGCGGTGCTAGCCAGAGTCGGCGAATCTGTTTTGGTCGCTGGCAGTGTCGCTTTCCAGCCTAACAAGCCCTGCTCCCCGGCTCCGGCCATCGTCTTGGACAAATGCGACGGAGCGGCTTGGAAGAATCTCACAGGAATCAGCTCACTCGCTCTGAACGATTGCATCCTGAAAGTGGCATACTTCGAGCAGCCCCCGTACGTGGTGACGGTGAACGGTTCGGAAAATCTGCTCGGATTCGAGGGAGTCCTGATCGAGGAACTGACGAAGGGGCTGCAGGTCGAGCGGCAGGAAGTGGAGTGGAGCAAGAACACCAGCTACTCGGAGCAGGTGAGGGTATTATTGTTCAACGACGACACGATGGCTGACCTGGTGGTGGGTCGCGTTCTGCAACAGTCCTACGACAACATAGATTACTCCACCACCTACGACATGCTGAAAACGGTGTGGGTGGTGCCGAAAATACCGAATGTGTCGCTGAAAGGTTTGGTTCAGCCGTTTAAGCCGTACGTATGGGCCGCCATAGGCGGCACCTTGCTTCTCGGCGGTATCATCAATGTATTTTCGATACGCGACGCCTCCTGGCTGGACATATTTGGCCTGATCATTGGTGTGGCCATCCCGCTACGACCCTCTGCCATCTCGAGCAAGATCCAGTTTATCTCGTGGAGCATCTTCGGCCTATTCCTCACGCAGTTGTACGTGGACTCGCTGGCCGATCAGCTGATGACCGAGTCTCATCTGAAATTCGACACGATGAAGGAATTGGTGTCGTCCTCGTTCGCGATAGGCGGCACAAAGGCGTTCGCGAGCCTGTTCGATACATTCGAGGAAACGGACGAGGTTATCGGGCAGATACAGGAGAAATTCGTGACGTTCGATGAGGACGAGTACGTGCAGCAATTTGCCGATCTATTGGAAGGAAAGAACGACTCGTTCGCTCTGGTAACAGTGCTGAATTCCTCGCGATGCGAGGCCATCGAGACAGCGTATGCCTACACGATCACCACCGACGTCATATGCAGCTTCCCTATTGCCCTAGCCACCTGGAAGGGCTTCCCCCATTTGCGGATCATCGACATGAAGATCAACGACTTTATCAGTTACGGCCTCTTGGATTTCATGATCGATCTGGCCATAGCCAAGGACATGCGTATCGCCCTGTTCGCGATCGCCAAGGACAACGAGTACAAGACGGAGCTTCACCTCCAGCAATTCGTTCCAGCTTTCCTTCTGATGGTCATTGGATTTTCCAGCGGACTGCTCTTTCTAATTCTCGAGATCGCTCTCCATCCGTGGAAAATGCTAGAGTGATGTGCATAATTGATTAATTCGGTCTGTAACTACTAACGTGGTAATCGCTGAATTGGCCCAGCAGATAAACCCTCATTGTTCAGAAAAGAATATTCTTGAAACGCCTGGATATCGTTTCACCGTTTAACCATAGATTATCGGCTTTCGCTTTATGAATTATAGACGGATATTGGATTGCGGTTGAACGGAGGCGCGAGTTAGGTGTGCTGTAACCTTTTTGTCGAAACCGTCCAAGTAGCCGATTCGTGTCAAGGACGCGGACGACACTCTTCTACGTGTAGTAGGTACGTGTGCTTGCCGTGCACCTTGGGTGTCGCATAACGTGTACATAGGTCGCACGTACATGCATGCACTTGAAAATAAAACGCTTCTCAAGTATACTAATCAAGTTTAATTACCGCCCTACGCTCGGCGCTGCCATTATCGCCAACGATAAACGCCGTAGTACCTGTGTATGCGTGCACGTAGCCAGCTGGCGAAGGGAGgattttcctttctcttttcccGAACGTCATTCGACCCATCTTATTAGCCGTTGGCGCAGCAGCGATCGCCGACCGTCTCGAAGAATAGCGCTCCCGTAGAAAAGCTAAGAAATCCCCGGGAAAAGTGTCCTCGATACTTAATTCTGTCCCCCGTATTTCCAACTGGGAAAATGATCCTCGTGCGGCCGTTCGCTGGCTTATTCACGGTCAGATCCACTCATTCTCCTCGGGTTCG from Andrena cerasifolii isolate SP2316 chromosome 10, iyAndCera1_principal, whole genome shotgun sequence includes:
- the LOC143374252 gene encoding uncharacterized protein LOC143374252, whose amino-acid sequence is MSASRWHSCHLVRAAPFIFALAHSASLVVVPQDFIELYQQQGVLADRKFIVESVTRYQNQLEQFSKAIPCIGNFLRTNIKEPSRSILMVLDGERGVNEIARSLLMSLKDQFAFLAHTTDVNLHVERHDGTSAVMLMWNGKSMEESFYVLHACSRGCLYVAVLVSKFEDEESFLADADVLAGSMWLRRISILAVLARVGESVLVAGSVAFQPNKPCSPAPAIVLDKCDGAAWKNLTGISSLALNDCILKVAYFEQPPYVVTVNGSENLLGFEGVLIEELTKGLQVERQEVEWSKNTSYSEQVRVLLFNDDTMADLVVGRVLQQSYDNIDYSTTYDMLKTVWVVPKIPNVSLKGLVQPFKPYVWAAIGGTLLLGGIINVFSIRDASWLDIFGLIIGVAIPLRPSAISSKIQFISWSIFGLFLTQLYVDSLADQLMTESHLKFDTMKELVSSSFAIGGTKAFASLFDTFEETDEVIGQIQEKFVTFDEDEYVQQFADLLEGKNDSFALVTVLNSSRCEAIETAYAYTITTDVICSFPIALATWKGFPHLRIIDMKINDFISYGLLDFMIDLAIAKDMRIALFAIAKDNEYKTELHLQQFVPAFLLMVIGFSSGLLFLILEIALHPWKMLE